One stretch of Saccharopolyspora erythraea DNA includes these proteins:
- a CDS encoding FtsK/SpoIIIE domain-containing protein, whose translation MRKRSERRSRIEAAFARLRSSVATALGAAENERRRIHADCAQREFALRIAQIGVAEAARDPSRVEGAPSPAFDAAMTEATLERDEIYAEWTASGPAELTALAEAAAPGSAGRPWEEWLGWVGTADLSSPAPELWHIGTAQVPDSPAPQPFPAAVPLLDESHLRITTRPGTRETAEALVQNLLLRVLGHFQPGLVRVHVWDVAQLTGTLPGLYPLTRAGVLTAHDPTRLDEMLDALSDHIRRIHTSALLGGHTSLRALAAETGHRSEPWRIAVLLGDGQPLREEQQQQLQRIARNGLACGIQLVIVDLPLTVNSAIESVTLIDPDHARCSMTGPEAVIRLEESPPGNTVTKACSSIAEAFLARRARVRTFEDLVPEQLWTQRSTSGLHAPVGFSEGEPVCVTLGDASPHTLIGGPSGSGKTNFLYGMLGGMAARYSPDELELYLLDFKEGVSFAQFTPGKRDPSWLPHAQLVGVNVNADREFGLALLRFLSAEMRRRADAAKEHEVTKLEELRAEDPDGRWPRIVAVIDEFQYLFAERDTVSSQATTLLEDVARRGRSQGIHLVLASQDVSGIEAFWGKPAIFEQFILRIALPKARRVLTEQNTAAIELPRWHAVVNHESGVKHGNEIARIPDATAKHTFDDLQLKLWEQRDPAAAPPRLFDGSHLPSLAGLGDYRGLHPTGAAPKALLGQVIDVDGTAAAVELARSPGRNIAVIGSVRVDAASVLGAAALSLARQHEPGGIRFTVAELVDEAHEDVRALVGALRDEGHEVEVIGLDGIEAAVTSLADTVDQRSASSEAVPVPHCLLLYAADAAQTVLERKDPQTRASALDHLRKVLKQGPELRIHVIGWWRSAQRVKNTLGMGPVDDIGAWVAFDVHGQELQAFAAGQVVNWSPRARRGLFFDRSKHSRPEVVLPFDLAGTAVPEVPAQRSTDESREEAGD comes from the coding sequence GATCGGCGTCGCCGAAGCCGCCCGCGACCCGTCGCGGGTCGAGGGCGCGCCGAGCCCCGCGTTCGACGCCGCGATGACCGAGGCGACGCTGGAGCGCGACGAGATCTACGCCGAGTGGACCGCCAGCGGTCCGGCGGAGCTGACCGCGCTCGCCGAAGCCGCCGCTCCCGGCTCCGCCGGGCGGCCGTGGGAGGAGTGGCTCGGCTGGGTCGGCACCGCCGACCTGTCCTCCCCCGCCCCGGAGCTGTGGCACATCGGCACCGCCCAGGTGCCGGATTCCCCCGCGCCGCAACCGTTCCCGGCCGCGGTACCGCTGCTCGACGAGTCGCACCTGCGGATCACCACGCGGCCGGGCACCCGCGAGACCGCCGAGGCGCTGGTGCAGAACCTGCTGCTGCGGGTGCTCGGGCACTTCCAGCCCGGCCTGGTCCGGGTGCACGTCTGGGACGTCGCCCAGCTCACCGGCACGCTGCCCGGCCTGTACCCGCTGACCCGGGCCGGAGTGCTCACCGCGCACGACCCGACGCGGCTGGACGAGATGCTCGATGCGCTGTCGGACCACATTCGCCGCATCCACACAAGCGCGCTGCTCGGCGGTCACACCTCGCTGCGGGCGCTGGCCGCCGAGACCGGGCACCGCAGCGAACCCTGGCGGATCGCGGTGCTCCTCGGCGACGGCCAGCCGCTGCGCGAGGAACAGCAACAGCAGTTGCAGCGGATCGCCCGCAACGGCCTGGCCTGCGGGATCCAGCTCGTCATCGTCGACCTGCCGCTGACGGTCAACAGCGCGATCGAGTCGGTCACGCTGATCGACCCCGACCACGCGCGGTGCAGCATGACCGGGCCCGAGGCGGTGATCCGGCTGGAGGAGTCGCCGCCGGGCAACACCGTCACCAAGGCGTGTTCGTCGATCGCGGAGGCGTTCCTGGCCCGCCGGGCGCGGGTGCGGACGTTCGAGGACCTGGTGCCCGAGCAGTTGTGGACCCAGCGCTCGACGTCCGGCCTGCACGCCCCGGTCGGCTTCTCCGAGGGCGAGCCGGTGTGCGTGACGCTCGGCGACGCGAGCCCGCACACGCTGATCGGCGGCCCGAGCGGTTCGGGCAAGACGAACTTCCTCTACGGGATGCTCGGCGGGATGGCGGCCCGCTACTCCCCCGACGAGCTCGAGCTCTACCTGCTCGACTTCAAGGAAGGCGTGTCGTTCGCCCAGTTCACGCCAGGCAAGCGGGACCCGAGCTGGCTGCCGCACGCGCAGCTCGTCGGGGTCAACGTCAACGCGGACCGCGAGTTCGGGCTGGCGCTGCTGCGGTTCCTGTCGGCGGAGATGCGGCGCCGCGCCGACGCGGCGAAGGAGCACGAGGTCACCAAGCTGGAAGAGCTGCGCGCCGAGGACCCGGACGGCCGCTGGCCACGGATCGTGGCGGTGATCGACGAGTTCCAGTACCTGTTCGCCGAGCGCGACACGGTGTCCAGCCAGGCCACGACGCTGCTGGAGGACGTCGCGCGACGCGGCCGGTCGCAGGGCATCCACCTGGTGCTGGCCAGTCAGGACGTCTCCGGCATCGAGGCGTTCTGGGGCAAGCCGGCGATCTTCGAGCAGTTCATCCTGCGCATCGCGCTGCCGAAGGCGCGGCGGGTGCTCACCGAGCAGAACACCGCCGCGATCGAGCTGCCGCGCTGGCACGCGGTGGTCAACCACGAGTCGGGCGTCAAGCACGGCAACGAGATCGCCCGGATTCCCGACGCCACCGCCAAGCACACCTTCGACGACCTGCAGCTCAAGCTCTGGGAGCAGCGTGATCCCGCCGCCGCGCCGCCCCGGTTGTTCGACGGCTCGCACCTTCCCTCGCTGGCCGGGCTCGGCGACTACCGCGGGCTGCATCCGACCGGTGCCGCGCCGAAGGCGCTGCTCGGGCAGGTCATCGACGTCGACGGCACGGCGGCCGCGGTCGAGCTGGCCCGCTCGCCCGGACGCAACATCGCGGTGATCGGCTCGGTCCGGGTCGACGCCGCCAGCGTGCTGGGCGCGGCGGCGCTGTCGCTCGCGCGCCAGCACGAGCCCGGCGGAATCCGCTTCACCGTCGCGGAACTGGTCGACGAGGCGCACGAGGACGTCCGCGCACTGGTCGGGGCGCTGCGCGACGAGGGCCACGAGGTGGAGGTGATCGGGCTGGACGGCATCGAGGCGGCGGTGACCTCGCTGGCCGACACCGTCGACCAGCGCAGCGCATCGTCGGAGGCCGTCCCGGTGCCGCACTGCCTGCTCCTCTACGCCGCCGACGCCGCGCAGACCGTCCTGGAGCGCAAGGACCCGCAGACCCGCGCCAGCGCGCTCGACCACCTGCGCAAGGTGCTCAAGCAGGGCCCGGAGCTGCGCATCCACGTGATCGGCTGGTGGCGCAGCGCGCAGCGGGTGAAGAACACCCTCGGCATGGGGCCGGTCGACGACATCGGCGCCTGGGTCGCCTTCGACGTGCACGGCCAGGAGTTGCAGGCATTCGCGGCGGGACAGGTCGTCAACTGGTCGCCGCGCGCCCGCCGCGGGCTTTTCTTCGACCGCTCGAAGCACTCGCGCCCCGAGGTGGTCCTGCCGTTCGACCTCGCAGGCACCGCCGTGCCCGAGGTCCCCGCGCAGCGGTCGACCGACGAGAGCAGGGAGGAAGCCGGTGACTGA
- a CDS encoding DinB family protein produces the protein MTTSNNAPADERDDILATLGEQRGFLLIPLRGITDEQAGTRTTASELTLGGIIKHVTRVERYWMQIMTGQEPELVMDTDQYRVVEGETLAGILDDYAAAARETEQALMATPDLSRRIQLPPAPWAPDPVFWSPRRIMLHLIRETAHHSGHADIIREEMDGAITTTQMASV, from the coding sequence ATGACGACCTCGAACAACGCCCCTGCCGACGAGCGCGACGACATCCTCGCCACGCTCGGAGAGCAGCGCGGTTTCCTGCTGATCCCCCTGCGCGGGATCACCGACGAGCAGGCGGGTACCCGCACCACGGCCAGCGAGCTGACCCTCGGCGGGATCATCAAGCACGTCACGCGGGTCGAGCGGTACTGGATGCAGATCATGACCGGGCAGGAACCCGAGCTCGTGATGGACACCGACCAGTACCGGGTGGTCGAGGGAGAAACGCTGGCCGGAATCCTCGACGACTACGCCGCGGCTGCCCGCGAGACCGAGCAGGCGCTGATGGCGACGCCGGACCTCAGCCGCCGGATCCAGCTCCCGCCCGCCCCGTGGGCGCCGGATCCGGTCTTCTGGTCGCCGCGCCGCATCATGCTGCACCTGATCCGGGAGACCGCGCACCACAGCGGGCACGCCGACATCATCCGGGAGGAGATGGACGGCGCGATCACGACGACGCAGATGGCGTCGGTCTGA
- a CDS encoding FAD-binding oxidoreductase has translation MSELIDHTLRGSWTSSGAAAAPLSAHALRWLRDRIGLVEESTPAVPASLLDVPESALGEAVRAELADVVGEQHVLTEVAPRLGRAGGMSYTDLMRRRTGSELAVPDGVVLPADPEQVQRVVDVCVRHDVAVVPFGGGTSVVGGVSALRGGKSAVIALDVTRLDQLVSVDPVSRIAVFQAGVRAPEAEAVLASHGFTLGHFPQSYERATIGGFAATRSAGQASAGYGRFESMVEGVRLATPVGDWRLGAAPASAAGPDLRQLAVGSEGALGVITEVALRVRPAATERQYEAWVLDGWQAGADAVRALAQAHALADVTRLSDVDETEVQLELAGGIKARALHTMLRGRGVVEPCMLVLGWEAASRAELKQRRAATLQALRGFRSVRLGRKAGEAWRANRFAGPRQRDALLDLGVCVETLETATRWSAVSDLRSAVRSAVVRAIGVDRKAPIVMCHISHAYETGASLYFTVLAARDSDDPIAQWQRAKVAASEVIAERGTITHHHAVGADHMPWLGGEIGTIGVDVLAAAKRAIDPTGILNPGKLIPGREPA, from the coding sequence GTGAGCGAGTTGATCGACCACACCCTGCGAGGGAGCTGGACCTCTTCGGGTGCCGCCGCCGCGCCGTTGTCGGCACACGCGCTGCGCTGGTTGCGCGACCGCATCGGCCTCGTCGAGGAGAGCACCCCGGCCGTACCGGCGTCGCTGCTCGACGTGCCGGAGAGCGCGCTCGGCGAGGCGGTCCGCGCGGAGCTGGCCGATGTGGTCGGCGAGCAGCACGTGCTCACCGAAGTCGCACCGCGTCTCGGTCGCGCGGGCGGCATGTCCTACACCGACCTCATGCGCCGCCGGACCGGTTCGGAGCTCGCGGTGCCCGACGGCGTGGTGCTGCCCGCCGATCCCGAGCAGGTGCAGCGGGTCGTCGACGTCTGCGTCCGCCACGACGTGGCGGTGGTGCCCTTCGGCGGCGGCACGTCGGTCGTCGGCGGGGTCAGCGCGCTGCGCGGCGGGAAGTCGGCGGTGATCGCGCTCGACGTGACCAGACTCGACCAGCTCGTCTCGGTCGACCCGGTGTCGCGGATCGCCGTGTTCCAGGCGGGTGTCCGCGCGCCCGAGGCCGAGGCGGTGCTGGCTTCCCACGGCTTCACGCTGGGGCACTTCCCGCAGTCCTACGAGCGCGCGACCATCGGCGGTTTCGCCGCGACCCGTTCCGCCGGGCAGGCTTCGGCGGGCTACGGGCGCTTCGAGAGCATGGTCGAGGGTGTCCGGCTGGCCACCCCGGTGGGTGACTGGCGCCTCGGCGCGGCGCCCGCGTCGGCCGCCGGACCCGACCTGCGTCAGCTCGCGGTCGGCAGCGAGGGCGCGCTCGGCGTGATCACCGAGGTCGCGCTGCGCGTGCGCCCGGCCGCCACCGAGCGCCAGTACGAGGCGTGGGTGCTCGACGGCTGGCAGGCGGGCGCGGACGCGGTCCGCGCGCTGGCGCAGGCGCACGCGCTGGCCGACGTGACCCGGCTGTCCGATGTGGACGAGACCGAGGTGCAGCTCGAGCTGGCGGGCGGCATCAAGGCCCGCGCGCTGCACACCATGCTGCGGGGCAGGGGCGTCGTCGAGCCGTGCATGCTCGTGCTGGGCTGGGAGGCCGCGTCCCGCGCGGAGCTGAAGCAGCGCCGCGCGGCGACGTTGCAGGCGTTGCGCGGATTCCGCTCGGTGCGGCTGGGGCGCAAGGCGGGCGAGGCGTGGCGGGCGAACCGCTTCGCGGGACCGCGCCAGCGCGACGCGCTGCTCGACCTCGGCGTGTGCGTGGAGACCCTGGAGACCGCGACGCGCTGGTCGGCGGTCTCGGACCTGCGCAGCGCCGTGCGCTCGGCCGTGGTGCGCGCGATCGGAGTCGACCGCAAGGCGCCGATCGTCATGTGCCACATCTCCCACGCCTACGAAACCGGGGCGTCGCTGTACTTCACCGTGCTCGCGGCCAGGGACTCCGACGACCCGATCGCCCAGTGGCAGCGGGCGAAGGTGGCCGCCAGCGAGGTGATCGCCGAGCGCGGCACCATCACCCACCACCACGCCGTCGGCGCCGACCACATGCCCTGGCTCGGCGGGGAGATCGGCACCATCGGGGTGGACGTGCTCGCGGCGGCCAAGCGGGCGATCGACCCGACCGGAATCCTCAACCCGGGCAAGCTGATCCCGGGCCGCGAACCGGCCTGA
- a CDS encoding LacI family DNA-binding transcriptional regulator: protein MAGARPTIADVAREAGVSRTTVSHALNGIGKVDPRTRERVQRVAAELGYRPSLRAQRLRRGESRTIGLVSSMPFAVAGGPSRLGFFMEVAAAAAESALMHGFALVLVPPVEADPPLDSLDIDGAIVVEPDADDSATKRLRDRGLPIVAVGRQPGTDLPHVDLHAAAVVRLLLEHLREQGGRRIALLVGSARRHSYVDAAKEYRSFAREHGMPELVVLAEESGGAEAGYAACADLLDRHPGVDAVCATVDAFAVGAVRALADRGLRVPDDVMVATRYDGLRARTCDPPLTAVDLHLGQAAEGAVSVLLAELRRGPARGEAAPEVSVPPPVLVPRASSLRR from the coding sequence ATGGCCGGGGCTCGCCCCACGATCGCCGACGTGGCGCGCGAAGCAGGCGTGTCCAGGACGACCGTCTCGCACGCGCTCAACGGCATCGGCAAGGTCGACCCGAGGACCCGCGAGCGGGTGCAGCGGGTCGCCGCCGAGCTCGGGTACCGGCCGAGCCTGCGGGCCCAGCGGTTGCGCCGGGGCGAGTCGCGCACGATCGGGCTCGTCTCGTCGATGCCGTTCGCCGTCGCCGGTGGCCCGTCGCGGCTCGGGTTCTTCATGGAGGTCGCCGCCGCCGCGGCGGAGTCGGCTCTGATGCACGGTTTCGCGCTGGTGCTGGTGCCACCGGTGGAGGCCGATCCGCCGCTCGACTCGCTCGACATCGACGGGGCGATCGTGGTCGAGCCCGACGCCGACGACAGCGCCACCAAGCGGCTGCGCGACCGCGGGCTACCGATCGTCGCGGTGGGCAGGCAGCCGGGCACCGACCTGCCGCACGTCGACCTGCACGCGGCCGCGGTGGTCCGGCTGCTGCTGGAGCACCTGCGAGAGCAGGGCGGGCGGCGAATCGCGCTACTGGTCGGCAGCGCCCGCCGCCACTCCTACGTGGACGCCGCGAAGGAGTACCGGAGCTTCGCCCGCGAGCACGGGATGCCGGAGCTGGTCGTGCTCGCCGAGGAGTCCGGCGGCGCGGAGGCCGGCTACGCGGCCTGCGCCGACCTCCTCGACCGCCACCCCGGCGTCGACGCCGTCTGCGCCACCGTCGACGCCTTCGCGGTCGGGGCCGTCCGCGCGCTGGCCGACCGGGGGCTGCGCGTCCCGGACGACGTCATGGTCGCCACCCGCTACGACGGCCTGCGCGCCCGCACGTGCGACCCGCCGCTGACCGCCGTCGACCTGCACCTCGGTCAGGCCGCGGAGGGTGCGGTGTCTGTGCTGCTGGCCGAGTTGCGACGCGGGCCGGCGCGCGGCGAGGCGGCACCGGAAGTCTCGGTGCCGCCTCCGGTGCTCGTACCGCGGGCCTCCTCCCTGCGGCGCTGA
- a CDS encoding sulfite exporter TauE/SafE family protein, with protein sequence MSIGFLVLVAVAVTAAAFVQGATGVGFALIVAPVVGLVEPSLLPVLLLVLMIPLNLYVAGRERGSLDRTGAGWITAGRFAGTFGGLWVLAAIPLAQLNLLVGASTVLAAVVTLLAPSFSPGRAAFLTAGAVTGVTETATGVGGPPLALVYQHSPAPVLRSTVAVCFLAGELISVAVLLATGRIRAEQLWLALLLLPAVALGALLSRFVHHRLDGRLMRLLVQVFAIVSGVVLLFA encoded by the coding sequence GTGAGCATCGGTTTCCTGGTGCTCGTCGCGGTCGCCGTCACCGCGGCCGCTTTCGTGCAGGGTGCCACCGGAGTCGGGTTCGCCCTGATCGTCGCGCCGGTCGTCGGGCTGGTCGAGCCGTCGCTGCTGCCGGTCCTGCTGCTGGTGCTGATGATTCCGCTCAACCTCTACGTCGCGGGGCGCGAGCGCGGCAGCCTGGACCGCACCGGCGCGGGCTGGATCACCGCCGGGCGCTTCGCGGGCACGTTCGGCGGGCTGTGGGTGCTGGCGGCCATCCCGCTCGCGCAGCTCAACCTGCTCGTCGGCGCCTCGACCGTGCTGGCCGCCGTGGTCACGCTGCTGGCGCCGAGCTTCAGCCCGGGGCGTGCGGCGTTCCTGACGGCGGGGGCGGTCACCGGGGTCACCGAGACCGCGACCGGGGTGGGCGGGCCGCCGCTCGCGCTGGTCTACCAGCACAGCCCGGCGCCGGTGCTGCGCTCGACGGTCGCGGTCTGCTTCCTGGCGGGCGAGCTGATCTCGGTCGCCGTGCTGCTGGCCACCGGGCGCATCCGGGCCGAGCAACTGTGGCTGGCGCTGTTGCTCCTGCCCGCGGTGGCGCTCGGCGCGCTGCTCAGCCGGTTCGTGCACCACCGGCTCGACGGCAGGCTGATGCGCCTGCTCGTGCAGGTCTTCGCGATCGTCTCCGGCGTGGTGCTGCTCTTCGCCTGA
- a CDS encoding amidohydrolase family protein, whose amino-acid sequence MTAPQRDLLQARDLLLLPEVVLLPDGPVRDHAVVVADGVFRAVGPAAELVEAYAELDPVRLDGHLLMPGFVDAHHHLTQSFGKALAFGEPSEIFRRIWVPLEQELDPESAYVAAKLAALEALRGGFTTVAEAGTRARVDVGVVADAAADAGIRCVLGEVCFEPADGERHLSRWESADLVHPSLAIPIAEAAEDEVLHAVSRLCAEAGAVFQIHVNEHLASVERSLERHGRRPLEHLYDVRALGPQTLAAHATMLTPGELRLLADSGAAVSYNPVASGWKGNAVAPAALMAESGVRFGLGTDGTRGDGFRLTDAAELAQRFAFGLHNGDSSCGGGLTWLRHATAGGADAVGLGSVTGTVEAGRAADFLLVDLRVPELCPSWDLPWELVRLANRDQITAVVVAGRLRLWRGWPVDWDGRELIEEAAKTGREVVARAPLRKIHPLSTGCREEDA is encoded by the coding sequence ATGACCGCGCCGCAACGTGATCTGCTGCAAGCACGCGACCTCCTGCTGCTGCCCGAGGTGGTGCTGCTGCCTGACGGCCCGGTGCGCGACCACGCGGTGGTCGTCGCCGACGGCGTGTTCCGCGCGGTCGGCCCGGCCGCCGAGCTGGTCGAGGCGTACGCGGAGCTCGACCCGGTGCGCCTCGACGGCCACCTGCTCATGCCGGGTTTCGTGGACGCCCACCACCACTTGACGCAGAGCTTCGGCAAGGCCCTGGCGTTCGGCGAGCCGTCGGAGATCTTCCGGCGGATCTGGGTGCCGCTGGAGCAGGAGCTCGACCCGGAGTCCGCCTACGTCGCGGCCAAGCTGGCGGCCCTCGAAGCCCTGCGCGGCGGCTTCACCACCGTCGCAGAGGCGGGCACGAGGGCGCGCGTGGACGTCGGCGTGGTGGCCGACGCCGCGGCCGACGCGGGAATCCGCTGCGTGCTGGGGGAGGTGTGCTTCGAACCCGCCGACGGTGAACGCCACCTCTCCCGCTGGGAGTCCGCCGACCTGGTCCACCCGTCGCTGGCGATCCCGATCGCGGAGGCCGCCGAGGACGAGGTGCTGCACGCGGTCTCCCGGTTGTGCGCCGAGGCCGGTGCGGTGTTCCAGATCCACGTCAACGAGCACCTGGCCTCCGTCGAGCGGTCCCTGGAGCGGCACGGCAGGCGTCCGCTGGAGCACCTGTACGACGTCCGGGCGCTCGGTCCGCAGACGCTCGCCGCGCACGCGACCATGCTGACCCCCGGCGAGCTGCGGCTGCTCGCCGACAGCGGCGCCGCCGTCAGCTACAACCCGGTGGCCAGCGGCTGGAAGGGCAACGCGGTCGCCCCGGCCGCGCTGATGGCGGAGTCGGGCGTCCGCTTCGGGCTGGGCACCGACGGCACCCGCGGCGACGGCTTCCGCCTCACCGACGCCGCCGAGCTCGCGCAGCGGTTCGCCTTCGGCCTGCACAACGGGGACTCGTCGTGCGGTGGCGGGCTGACATGGTTGCGGCACGCGACCGCCGGTGGCGCCGACGCGGTCGGGCTCGGGTCGGTGACCGGCACCGTCGAGGCGGGCCGGGCCGCCGACTTCCTGCTGGTCGACCTGCGGGTGCCGGAGCTGTGCCCGTCGTGGGACCTGCCGTGGGAGCTGGTCCGGCTGGCCAACCGCGACCAGATCACCGCCGTGGTGGTCGCGGGGCGGCTACGGCTGTGGCGGGGCTGGCCGGTTGACTGGGACGGCCGCGAACTGATCGAGGAGGCCGCGAAGACCGGCCGGGAGGTCGTGGCGCGAGCCCCGTTGCGCAAGATCCACCCGCTTTCCACCGGGTGCCGGGAGGAGGACGCGTGA
- a CDS encoding uracil-xanthine permease family protein: protein MPATHPVDEFRPLSRLIPFGLQHVLVMAASPISSVFLVSKTLGLDPDLTVRLLSATFVLSGVGTLVQSLGPWKFGARLPFVMLPGGAPVVLFIAIAEEHGLPTASGAVILTGLCYFVALPLFARLLRFFPSIVIGTMIVIIGVTLVKAGGVLVVGKPGTPGFGDPRNLLLGFATVAFTVLCFRFLGGVLRQLAVVFGLLAGTALAALLGAVHVEGLDRTAVVSLPSPLPFGPPEFDLVAALPLMIFALASMAEATGQTVLNGEIVGKEIDVRRDVPRTIRGDALVSLLGGLFGTSLMVTSGENVGIVRVTGVRSRFVTVIAGVLLVLIGVFTPIAHLVNAVPPAVVGGTAIVVFAIIAVLGVQMLAKADFADHANVVIVAVALSAGLLPSLLSGLYQALPSNLAMLLESGVAVGAFVAAGLNLLFHHLPRFGAATEKRENDRAAT from the coding sequence GTGCCCGCAACACACCCCGTCGATGAGTTCCGCCCGCTGTCCAGGCTGATCCCGTTCGGCCTGCAGCACGTCCTGGTGATGGCCGCGAGCCCCATCTCCAGCGTCTTCCTGGTCAGCAAGACCCTCGGGCTCGACCCCGACCTCACGGTCCGGCTCCTGTCGGCGACGTTCGTGCTCTCCGGCGTCGGCACCCTGGTGCAGTCGCTGGGACCGTGGAAGTTCGGCGCCCGGCTGCCGTTCGTGATGCTGCCCGGCGGCGCGCCGGTCGTGCTGTTCATCGCGATCGCCGAGGAGCACGGCCTGCCCACGGCGTCCGGCGCGGTGATCCTGACCGGCCTGTGCTACTTCGTCGCGCTGCCGCTGTTCGCCCGCCTGCTGCGCTTCTTCCCGTCGATCGTGATCGGCACGATGATCGTGATCATCGGCGTGACGCTGGTGAAGGCCGGTGGCGTGCTGGTCGTCGGCAAGCCGGGAACTCCGGGCTTCGGCGACCCGCGCAACCTCCTGCTCGGGTTCGCCACCGTCGCGTTCACCGTCCTGTGCTTCCGCTTCCTCGGCGGGGTGCTGCGCCAGCTCGCTGTCGTGTTCGGCCTGCTGGCAGGCACCGCGCTGGCCGCCTTGCTCGGCGCCGTGCACGTCGAAGGGCTCGACCGGACCGCCGTGGTGAGCCTGCCGAGCCCGCTGCCCTTCGGCCCGCCGGAGTTCGACCTGGTCGCCGCGCTGCCGCTGATGATCTTCGCGCTGGCCTCGATGGCCGAGGCGACCGGCCAGACCGTGCTCAACGGCGAGATCGTCGGCAAGGAGATCGACGTCCGCCGCGACGTGCCGAGGACGATCCGGGGCGACGCGCTGGTCTCGCTGCTCGGCGGCCTGTTCGGCACCTCGCTGATGGTCACCAGCGGCGAGAACGTCGGCATCGTGCGGGTGACCGGGGTCCGCAGCCGGTTCGTCACCGTCATCGCGGGCGTGCTGCTGGTGCTCATCGGCGTGTTCACGCCGATCGCGCACCTGGTCAACGCCGTGCCCCCGGCCGTGGTCGGCGGGACCGCGATCGTCGTGTTCGCCATCATCGCCGTGCTCGGAGTGCAGATGCTGGCCAAGGCCGACTTCGCCGACCACGCCAACGTGGTGATCGTCGCCGTGGCGCTGTCGGCCGGGCTGCTGCCGAGCCTCCTTTCCGGCCTCTACCAGGCACTTCCGTCGAACCTCGCGATGCTGCTGGAGAGCGGGGTCGCGGTCGGCGCGTTCGTCGCCGCCGGGCTCAACCTGTTGTTCCACCACCTGCCCCGCTTCGGGGCCGCTACCGAGAAACGGGAAAATGACCGCGCCGCAACGTGA